The genomic stretch CGAGCTCGTCCTGGGGCACCACCTGGTTGACCAGGCCCATGCGGCCGGCCTCGGCGGCGTCGATTTTGCGCGCCGTCAACAGAAGATCCAGGGCGTGGGCGTGGCCCACCAATTTCGGCAGCATCCAGCTGATGCCGTGCTCGGCGATCAGGCCGCGGCGCGAAAAGGCGGTGGTGAAGACGGCATCGCTGCCGGCGATGCGCACGTCGCAATAGAGCGACATGACCAGGCCGAGCCCGGCGCAGGGGCCGTTGATGGCGCAGACGATGGGCTTGGGCGTGGCCGGAAAGTAGGAATACTGGGTCTGGAAATCGGGCAGTTCCGTGGCCTCGTAGGGCGCCGTTTTGGGCGGCTCCTGGCCGCTGTCGGGATCGACGGCACTGAGCAGGTCCATGTCGGCGCCGGCGCAGAAGCCGCGCCCGGCGCCGGTCAGCACCACGACTTTCACGGCCTCGTCGCCGCCGGCCTCGGTCATGGCCTGGCGCACCTCCTGCTCCATCATGCGGGTCCAGGCGTTGAGCCGGTCGGGCCGGTTGAGCGTGATGGTGGCGATGCCGTCGGCTGTCTCAAAAAGGATGTCCTGATAGCTCATGGATTCGGGTTCCTGTGATGCGAAGAATTCCGTGGGGCGCGGGGTCAGGCCGGCAGGGCCAGACC from Alphaproteobacteria bacterium encodes the following:
- a CDS encoding enoyl-CoA hydratase: MSYQDILFETADGIATITLNRPDRLNAWTRMMEQEVRQAMTEAGGDEAVKVVVLTGAGRGFCAGADMDLLSAVDPDSGQEPPKTAPYEATELPDFQTQYSYFPATPKPIVCAINGPCAGLGLVMSLYCDVRIAGSDAVFTTAFSRRGLIAEHGISWMLPKLVGHAHALDLLLTARKIDAAEAGRMGLVNQVVPQDELGAAVKDYATELATMVSPRSVQVMKRQVYGAQFQTLAQAVAEANVEMVQSFKSEDFKEGVAHYLEKRAPNFSGR